The proteins below are encoded in one region of Campylobacter rectus:
- a CDS encoding tetratricopeptide repeat protein: MFKNYAKAANTGKFKKILLAASLLFTGANAGFIQEGIQAQQSGDHKKLIEIYEKACHEENKASGCYNLAVVYFEGTGGVEKNYEKAIKLYQKACNAKFALACNNLGYIYESGNGIDQNFTKAAAYYEKACQDNEGCTSLGLLYANGAGVKTDIKKAISLYTKACDYGDMMGCNNLGYLHLEGMGVEKDYGKAKAFYEKACAGGIGIGCDNLGFLYAFGQGTEQDYGKAKEFYEKACALSYDKGCNNLAIMYAEGKGVKADNAKAKELFEKSCEKGLKIACENAEFLKSISK; the protein is encoded by the coding sequence ATGTTTAAAAACTACGCTAAAGCCGCAAATACCGGCAAATTTAAGAAAATTTTGCTAGCTGCGAGTCTTTTGTTTACCGGCGCTAATGCGGGCTTCATCCAAGAGGGCATACAAGCTCAGCAAAGCGGCGATCACAAAAAGCTGATAGAGATCTACGAAAAAGCCTGCCACGAGGAAAATAAAGCTTCGGGCTGCTATAATCTTGCCGTGGTGTATTTCGAAGGCACGGGCGGCGTGGAGAAAAACTACGAAAAGGCGATAAAGTTATACCAAAAAGCCTGCAATGCCAAATTTGCGCTTGCTTGCAACAACCTAGGCTATATCTACGAGAGCGGCAACGGCATAGATCAAAATTTCACCAAAGCCGCAGCTTATTACGAAAAAGCATGCCAAGATAACGAAGGCTGCACTTCGCTAGGGCTTTTATACGCAAACGGCGCAGGAGTCAAAACCGATATCAAAAAGGCGATCTCGCTCTATACCAAAGCCTGCGACTACGGCGATATGATGGGCTGCAATAACCTAGGCTACCTCCACCTTGAGGGTATGGGAGTAGAAAAAGACTATGGCAAGGCTAAAGCCTTTTACGAAAAAGCCTGCGCCGGCGGCATAGGTATCGGCTGCGACAATCTAGGCTTTTTATACGCATTCGGACAAGGCACGGAGCAAGACTACGGCAAAGCTAAAGAATTTTACGAAAAAGCCTGCGCTCTAAGCTATGACAAAGGTTGCAACAACCTAGCCATAATGTACGCCGAGGGCAAGGGCGTCAAAGCCGATAACGCAAAAGCCAAAGAGCTCTTTGAAAAAAGTTGCGAAAAAGGGCTAAAAATCGCATGCGAAAATGCGGAGTTTTTAAAATCGATAAGTAAATAA
- a CDS encoding ABC transporter permease gives MLSKNFIDYAVALLYKDRADHAFSFFIFAFIVFILSSVLLVSSSIQSDLINLTNSKPEVVVEALRAGKRDLMHDGYIYDASKITGVASVEGAVEGEYYFGQKRIWFRIVGDENLDENEMIVGEGVKKEMAELYYEDVFNFLTEEKMISIKINKTAPHETGIVSNDVIYMNPVTAREVLSLKEGEYTRLYVEVPNPNEISEVALKIQNLYPNTEVTSIEDGVAKIRHLYYYKGGIFMVLYVVAMVSFFILLKNQISLAYGEKKKEIAILRSIGYCVRDIIALKFIQNIVVSFSAYLLGVAGAYIYVFLFGAPFLRGIFLGGEMANFTEFTPVIDFNMLFLLFVFSVIPFLAFVIIPSWRIAVNDMSEAVK, from the coding sequence ATGCTAAGTAAAAATTTTATCGATTACGCCGTAGCGCTACTTTACAAAGACCGTGCCGATCACGCTTTTAGTTTTTTTATTTTCGCTTTTATCGTTTTTATTTTGAGCTCCGTTCTTCTTGTCTCAAGCTCCATCCAAAGCGATCTTATAAATTTAACCAACTCAAAACCCGAGGTTGTCGTCGAGGCTCTGCGCGCGGGCAAACGCGACCTGATGCACGACGGCTATATCTACGACGCCTCGAAGATCACGGGCGTAGCTAGCGTAGAGGGCGCGGTCGAGGGAGAGTATTATTTCGGACAAAAGAGGATATGGTTTCGCATCGTGGGCGATGAAAATTTAGACGAAAACGAGATGATCGTGGGCGAGGGCGTGAAAAAAGAGATGGCGGAGCTTTATTACGAGGACGTTTTCAACTTTCTAACGGAAGAAAAAATGATCTCTATTAAAATAAACAAAACCGCGCCGCATGAGACGGGCATCGTCTCAAACGATGTCATTTATATGAATCCGGTCACCGCGCGTGAGGTGCTAAGCCTAAAAGAGGGCGAATACACAAGGCTCTACGTCGAGGTGCCAAATCCTAATGAAATCAGCGAAGTGGCTCTAAAGATCCAAAATCTCTACCCAAATACCGAAGTTACCAGTATCGAGGACGGAGTAGCGAAAATAAGGCATCTTTACTACTACAAAGGCGGCATTTTTATGGTGCTTTACGTCGTGGCGATGGTTTCGTTTTTTATCCTACTGAAAAATCAAATTTCGCTCGCTTACGGCGAGAAGAAAAAGGAGATCGCGATACTTCGCAGTATCGGCTATTGCGTCAGAGACATCATCGCGCTTAAATTTATCCAAAACATCGTCGTCTCTTTTAGCGCGTATTTGCTAGGAGTCGCAGGAGCTTATATCTACGTGTTTTTGTTTGGCGCGCCGTTTTTGCGTGGTATTTTTCTAGGAGGCGAAATGGCGAATTTTACCGAATTTACTCCGGTGATAGACTTTAATATGCTATTTTTGCTCTTCGTTTTCAGCGTGATTCCATTTTTGGCATTTGTCATCATCCCGTCGTGGCGTATTGCCGTTAATGATATGAGCGAGGCGGTAAAATGA
- a CDS encoding nitrous oxide reductase accessory protein NosL translates to MILRSVLGSALLAALLFGAGANEQAGKMKPMFQSVDPSKATLVGSGEDKEYCAVCGMNLVKFYKTNHVWNGKQVASLHCLYELTEGKIPSDAQVVDTKNLNLIDANNAFYVVGSKIGGTMTRNSKYAFSTEADAKEFQAENGGEIMSFAKAYEIAGQDFEGDNKMIKAKREGGVYAHGKEFYETNCAKTEAKNFKAISELKAHLKKTCDAKGASKAPDYDKHIQAAALYLWDAPASLGAGDQSSKSKQKMQKSERIVVPKGARCPVCGMLVGKNPNWATMIKTDKEEFYFDGVKDMMKYYFEKGGQFEQIYVSDYYKLTKIDAKSAFYVSGSNVFGPMGNELIPFASEEDAKTFARDHGGKKIVKFDEITALMLEGLM, encoded by the coding sequence ATGATTTTACGTTCTGTTTTAGGTTCTGCGCTACTGGCGGCGCTACTTTTCGGTGCCGGAGCAAATGAACAAGCCGGCAAAATGAAACCGATGTTTCAAAGCGTAGATCCGAGCAAGGCTACGCTTGTAGGAAGTGGCGAAGATAAAGAATACTGCGCCGTTTGCGGAATGAATTTGGTAAAATTTTATAAAACCAACCACGTTTGGAACGGCAAGCAAGTAGCTTCTCTGCACTGCTTGTACGAGCTAACTGAGGGAAAAATTCCAAGCGATGCGCAAGTCGTCGATACGAAAAATCTAAATTTGATCGATGCAAATAACGCCTTTTACGTCGTGGGCAGCAAGATCGGCGGCACTATGACGCGCAATAGCAAATACGCCTTTTCAACCGAGGCCGACGCGAAAGAATTCCAAGCCGAAAACGGCGGCGAGATAATGAGCTTTGCCAAAGCCTACGAGATCGCGGGGCAGGACTTTGAGGGCGACAATAAAATGATAAAAGCCAAGCGCGAGGGCGGCGTTTACGCGCACGGTAAAGAATTTTACGAAACAAACTGCGCTAAAACCGAAGCGAAAAATTTCAAAGCCATCTCCGAGCTTAAGGCTCATCTCAAAAAAACTTGCGACGCAAAGGGCGCAAGCAAGGCGCCTGATTACGACAAGCACATACAAGCTGCGGCGCTGTATCTATGGGATGCGCCGGCTAGCTTAGGCGCGGGCGATCAAAGCTCAAAATCTAAGCAAAAAATGCAAAAATCCGAAAGAATCGTCGTTCCAAAAGGCGCACGCTGCCCGGTCTGCGGCATGTTAGTGGGCAAAAACCCAAACTGGGCGACGATGATAAAAACGGATAAAGAGGAGTTTTACTTCGACGGCGTCAAGGATATGATGAAGTATTATTTTGAAAAAGGCGGCCAATTTGAACAAATTTACGTCAGCGACTACTACAAGCTAACTAAAATCGACGCCAAAAGCGCTTTTTACGTCTCGGGCTCAAACGTGTTCGGACCGATGGGCAACGAACTTATACCGTTTGCCAGCGAAGAGGATGCTAAAACCTTCGCCAGAGATCACGGCGGCAAAAAGATTGTTAAATTTGACGAAATAACGGCGCTTATGCTCGAAGGGCTGATGTGA